Proteins encoded in a region of the Populus nigra chromosome 3, ddPopNigr1.1, whole genome shotgun sequence genome:
- the LOC133688972 gene encoding protein SHOOT GRAVITROPISM 6 isoform X3, which translates to MASSSSGNSIAAAEAVQVLVSSLADESPTVRQSSMASLKDIASLNPLLVLDCCYTVSRGGRRRFGNMAGVFQVMALGVSALNEGDVDPSFMAKLAKIATTEMISSKELNADWQRAAAGLLVSIGSHLPDLMIEEIFLHLSGPSSALPAMVQILADFASANAIQFIPRLKGVLSRVLPILGNVRDVHRPIFANAFRCWCQAAWQYNMDFPSLSPLDADVMSFLNSAFELLLRVWATSKDLKVRTSSVEALGQMFGLVTRTQLKTALPRLVPTILELYKKDQDIALLATCSLYNLLNASLLSETGPPLLDFEDLTVILSTLLPVVCFNNDIKENSDFSVGLKTYNEVQRCFLTVGLVYPDDLFTFLLNKCRLKEESLTFGALCVLKHLLPRSSEAWHSKRPLLVEAVKSLLDEQNFGVRKALSELIVVMASHCYLVGPSAELFIEYLVCHCALSDHNRNDPENSKVRIGAFCPTKLRAVCEKGLLLLTITIPEMEHILWPFLLKMIIPRSYTAATATVCRCISELCRNRSSNSNSMVSECKARADVPSPEELFARLLVLLHDPLSMEQLATQILTVLCYLAPLFPKNINLFWQDEIPKMKAYVSDTDDLKLDPSYQETWDDMIINFLAESLDVIQDTNWVISLGNAFTYQYELYTSDDEHSALLHRCLGMLLQKVDDRAYVRNKIDWMYKQASIANPANRLGLAKAMGLVAASHLDTVLEKLKVILDNVGQSIFQRLLSLFSDSYRTEESDDIHAALALMYGYAARYAPSTVIEARIDALLGTNMLSRLLHVRHPTAKQAVITAIDLLGCAVINAAESGASFPLKKRDQMLDYILTLMGRDDDGFVDSSLELLRTQALALSACTTLVSVEPKLTIETRNYIMKATLGFFALPNEPVDVVNPLIENLITLLCAILLTSGEDGRSRAEQLLHIMRHIDQYVSSSEEHQRKRGCLAVYEMLLKFRMLCISGHCALGCHGSCTHRKQTDRTLHSTISNLPSAFVLPSREALCLGERVIKYLPRCADTNSEVRKVSAQILDQLFSLALSLPKPSGFSLNVDIELPYSALSSLEDVIAILRSDASIDPSEVFNRIVSSICLLLTKDELVATLQGCSAAICDKIKPSAEGAIQAIIEFVMKRGKELSEMDVSRTTQSLLSAVVHVTEKHLRLETLGAIASLAESTSSNIVFDEVLATAGKDVVTKDISRLRGGWPMQDAFYAFSQHTVLSFQFLEHLISFLNQTPVVKSDLEKGDNSSYLADGKIEDDILQAAMIALTAFFRGGGKVGKKAVEQSYASVVVALTLQFGSCHGLASSGQHEPLRALLTAFQAFCECVGDLEMGKILARDGEQNEKERWINLIGELAGSISIKRPKEVRTICVILTESLNRRQKFQREAAAAALSVFVPYSGGFDSLLEQMVEALCRHVSDESPTVRRLCLRGLVQIPSLHIYQHTIQILGIIVALLDDLDESVQLTAVSCLLMILESSPDDAVEPILLNLSVRLRNLQISMDVKMRADAFQAFGALSKYGVGAQREIFLEQIHAAVPRLVLHLHDDDLSVRQACRNTLKRLAPLMEMEESTALFNSHYFTSDHRSDYQDFVRDLTKQFIQHLPSRVDTYMASTIQANAIYLVSCLVSLSDDQRILALYQSQVFGTLMGKMSRSPDTIVRAACSSALGLLLKSTNSLVWRTARLDLK; encoded by the exons ATGGCTTCTTCAAGCTCCGGAAACTCAATTGCTGCAGCAG AGGCTGTTCAGGTTTTGGTCTCTTCTCTGGCAGATGAATCCCCCACTGTTCGACAATCCTCCATGGCTTCTCTGAAGGACATCGCTAGCTT GAATCCGCTTCTGGTTCTTGATTGTTGCTATACGGTTTCTCGAGGCGGACGTCGA CGATTTGGGAACATGGCTGGGGTGTTTCAAGTGATGGCACTGGGAGTTAGTGCATTAAACGAAGGAGATGTTGATCCTTCTTTCATGGCAAAGCTTGCAAAGATTGCCACCACAGAAATGATCTCGTCTAAG GAACTAAATGCTGACTGGCAAAGGGCTGCAGCAGGCCTATTGGTTTCAATTGGTTCACATTTGCCTGACCTT ATGATAGAAgaaatttttcttcatttgtcaGGGCCGAGTTCAGCTTTGCCAGCTATGGTTCAAATACTCGCAGACTTTGCTTCGGCTAATG CTATACAGTTCATTCCACGACTGAAAGGTGTGCTTTCCAGAGTTTTACCTATTCTTGGAAATGTGCGAGATGTCCATCGGCCAATATTTGCAAATG CATTTAGATGTTGGTGTCAGGCTGCTTGGCAATATAACATGGATTTCCCCTCACTTTCTCCTCTTGATGCTGATGTCAT GTCGTTTTTAAATTCTGCCTTTGAGCTTTTATTGAGAGTATGGGCAACTTCAAAGGATCTTAAG GTTCGCACGTCCTCTGTGGAAGCATTGGGTCAGATGTTTGGTCTTGTCACCCGGACACAACTAAAGACAGCTTTACCCAGGCTTGTCCCTACTATACTGGAATT GTATAAAAAAGATCAAGATATCGCCCTACTTGCAACTTGTAGTCTTTACAATCTCCTAAATGCCTCGTTACTGTCAGAAACTGGTCCACCTTTGCTTGATTTTGAG GATCTCACAGTTATTCTATCAACACTCCTTCCGGTTGTTTGCTTTAATAATGATATCAAAGAGAATTCAGATTTTTCAGTGGGATTGAAG ACCTATAATGAAGTTCAACGTTGTTTTTTAACAGTTGGCTTGGTATACCCTGATGATCTGTTTACATTCCTCTTAAAT AAATGCCGGTTGAAGGAAGAGTCTTTGACTTTTGGTGCGCTATGTGTTTTAAAGCATCTCTTACCAAG GTCGTCTGAAGCTTGGCATAGTAAAAGGCCTTTGCTTGTTGAAGCTGTTAAGTCGTTGCTAGATGAGCAAAATTTTGGTGTTCGGAAGGCGTTGTCTGAG TTGATTGTAGTAATGGCCTCACACTGCTATTTGGTTGGTCCATCTGCGGAGTTGTTCATTGAATACCTTGTATGTCATTGTGCTCTATCAGATCACAATAGAAATGATCCTGAGAACTCCAAG GTGAGGATAGGAGCCTTTTGTCCTACCAAGTTAAGAGCTGTGTGTGAGAAGGGTCTTCTTCTACTAACTATAACAATTCCTGAAATGGAG CATATTCTATGGCCTTTTCTATTGAAGATGATTATTCCACGATCTTACACCGCTGCTACTGCGACT GTTTGCAGATGCATCTCAGAATTATGCAGAAACAGATCTTCTAATAGTAATAGTATGGTTAGTGAGTGCAAAGCTCGTGCTGATGTCCCGAGTCCAGAG GAGCTTTTTGCTCGCTTGTTGGTGCTTTTGCATGATCCACTATCAATGGAGCAGCTGGCAACTCAGATTTTGACA GTCCTTTGTTATTTGGCACCTCTCTTCCCAAAGAATATCAACTTGTTTTGGCAAGACGAG ATTCCTAAAATGAAGGCTTATGTCAGTGACACGGATGACCTAAAGCTGGATCCTTCATACCAGGAGACTTGGGATGACATGATAATCAAT TTTCTTGCAGAATCATTGGATGTGATCCAAGACACTAATTGGGTGATCTCTCTCGGAAATGCTTTCACATACCAATACGAGCTCTATACGTCGGATGATGAACATTCTGCTCTTCTCCACAG GTGCCTTGGAATGCTTCTACAGAAAGTTGATGACAGGGCTTATGTTCGAAATAAAATTGATTGGATGTATAAACAAGCTAGCATTGCTAATCCAGCCAACAGGCTTGGTTTGGCAAAAGCCATGGGATTG GTTGCAGCTTCTCACTTGGATACTGTGTTGGAAAAACTGAAAGTCATTCTGGATAATGTCGGGCAGAGTATTTTTCAAAG GTTGTTGTCTCTTTTCTCTGATAGTTATAGAACAGAAGAGTCAGATGATATACATGCTGCCTTGGCTTTGATGTATGGTTATGCTGCACGATATGCTCCATCAACAGTTATTGAAGCCAGAATAGATGCCCTTCTT GGGACTAATATGCTTTCTCGGCTTCTTCATGTACGTCACCCTACAGCAAAGCAGGCTGTAATAACCGCTATTGATTTACTAG GCTGTGCTGTGATTAATGCTGCGGAAAGTGGTGCATCATTCCCTCTGAAGAAAAGAGACCAAATGCTTGACTATATTCTAACTTTGATGGGGAGAGATGATGATGGTTTTGTTGATTCCAGTCTTGAACTTCTGCGTACTCAG GCTCTGGCTTTAAGTGCCTGTACTACCTTGGTCTCTGTGGAGCCAAAGCTGACAATAGAAACAAGAAATTACATCATGAAG GCAACCTTGGGGTTCTTTGCTTTGCCTAATGAGCCAGTGGATGTTGTCAATCCCCTCATAGAAAACCTTATCACTCTCTTATGTGCAATTCTTCTAACAAG TGGAGAGGATGGAAGAAGCCGGGCCGAGCAGCTATTGCACATTATGAGACATATTGATCAGTATGTTTCTTCCTCTGAGGAGCATCAGAGGAAGAGAGGCTGTCTTGCAGTTTATGAGATGCTTCTCAAGTTTCGGATGCTTTGCATCAGTGGACATTGTGCCCTAGGTTGCCATGGAAGTTGCACTCACAGAAAACAAACTGACCGAACTCTTCATAGCACCATTTCCAATTTACCAT CTGCATTTGTGTTGCCAAGTCGTGAAGCCCTTTGTTTGGGAGAGAGGGTCATTAAATATCTTCCACGTTGTGCAGACACTAATTCTGAAGTTAGAAAAGTTTCTGCTCAG ATTCTTGATCAACTATTCAGCCTCGCTCTTTCACTTCCAAAGCCTTCAGGTTTTAGCTTAAATGTGGATATAGAATTGCCCTACAGTGCCTTATCCTCTCTAGAGGATGTTATAGCTATCTTGAGAAGT GATGCTTCCATTGATCCATCAGAAGTTTTTAACAGAATCGTGTCCTCAATCTGTCTTTTATTGACAAAAGATGAG CTTGTTGCCACCCTGCAAGGCTGCTCAGCAGCTATATGTGATAAGATCAAGCCATCAGCTGAAGGGGCTATACAAGCTATTATTGAGTTTGTTATGAAAAGGGGGAAAGAGCTAAGTGAAATGGACGTTTCAAG GACAACTCAATCATTGCTCTCTGCTGTGGTTCATGTTACAGAGAAGCATTTGCGTCTGGAGACTCTTGGAGCT ATTGCTTCTCTAGCTGAAAGTACTAGTTCAAATATTGTCTTTGATGAAGTATTGGCCACAGCTGGAAAGGATGTAGTTACGAAGGATATATCTAGACTACGAGGTGGCTGGCCAATGCAGGACGCATTCTAT GCCTTTTCTCAACACACAgttctttcttttcaattcctGGAGCATCTGATATCATTCCTTAACCAGACTCCTGTTGTTAAGAGTGATTTGGAGAAAGGAGACAACTCCAGTTATTTAGCTGATGGTAAGATAGAGGATGACATTCTGCAAGCTGCTATGATTGCTCTCACTGCCTTTTTCAG AGGGGGTGGTAAAGTTGGAAAGAAAGCAGTAGAGCAAAGCTATGCCTCTGTTGTTGTTGCACTCACACTCCAATTTGGAAGTTGTCATGGTCTAGCTAGTTCTGGTCAGCATGAGCCATTGCG AGCTCTTCTAACAGCATTTCAAGCCTTTTGTGAGTGTGTTGGAGACCTTGAAATGGGAAAG ATTTTGGCTAGAGATGGAGagcaaaatgaaaaggagaGGTGGATCAATCTTATCGGAGAATTAGCTGGCAGCATATCTATAAAGAGGCCAAAAGAA GTTCGGACTATTTGTGTAATTTTAACGGAATCTTTAAACCGACGTCAAAAATTTCAAAGGGAAGCTGCTGCTGCGGCATTGTCGGTGTTTGTTCCCTATAG TGGGGGTTTTGATTCCCTGTTGGAGCAGATGGTTGAAGCATTGTGCCGGCATGTTTCGGATGAGTCTCCAACAGTTAGACGTCTTTGTTTAAGAGGGCTTGTCCAG ATACCATCGCTTCATATTTATCAGCACACAATCCAGATTCTTGGCATAATAGTGGCATTGCTTGACGATTTGGATGAATCTGTGCAATTAACTGCTGTTTCGTGCTTACTGATG ATTCTTGAATCATCCCCAGATGATGCAGTAGAGCCCATTTTGCTCAATCTTTCTGTTCGGCTCCGCAATCTTCAA ATATCCATGGATGTGAAAATGCGAGCTGATGCCTTTCAAGCATTTGGAGCCCTGAGTAAATATGGTGTTGGGGCACAGCGTGAAATATTTCTTGAGCAG ATACACGCTGCCGTTCCTCGCCTGGTTTTGCACCTTCATGATGATGATCTTAGTGTGAGACAGGCTTGCCGA AACACTCTGAAAAGGCTTGCCCCCTTGATGGAGATGGAAGAATCAACTGCTCTATTCAACTCGCACTATTTTACTTCTGATCACCG AAGTGACTATCAGGACTTTGTAAGAGATCTGACTAAGCAGTTTATCCAGCATCTTCCTTCCAGAGTTGATACTTACATGGCATCAACCATACAG GCTAATGCTATTTACTTGGTCAGCTGCTTGGTATCACTTTCAGATGATCAGCGCATTTTAGCCCTTTACCAATCACAG GTGTTTGGTACGTTGATGGGGAAGATGAGTCGATCACCAGACACAATCGTGCGAGCTGCATGCTCTTCAGCACTTGGCCTATTACTAAAATCAACCAATTCTCTAGTATGGAGAACAGCTCGACTAGATTTAAAGTGA
- the LOC133688972 gene encoding protein SHOOT GRAVITROPISM 6 isoform X1 translates to MASSSSGNSIAAAEAVQVLVSSLADESPTVRQSSMASLKDIASLNPLLVLDCCYTVSRGGRRRFGNMAGVFQVMALGVSALNEGDVDPSFMAKLAKIATTEMISSKELNADWQRAAAGLLVSIGSHLPDLMIEEIFLHLSGPSSALPAMVQILADFASANAIQFIPRLKGVLSRVLPILGNVRDVHRPIFANAFRCWCQAAWQYNMDFPSLSPLDADVMSFLNSAFELLLRVWATSKDLKVRTSSVEALGQMFGLVTRTQLKTALPRLVPTILELYKKDQDIALLATCSLYNLLNASLLSETGPPLLDFEDLTVILSTLLPVVCFNNDIKENSDFSVGLKTYNEVQRCFLTVGLVYPDDLFTFLLNKCRLKEESLTFGALCVLKHLLPRSSEAWHSKRPLLVEAVKSLLDEQNFGVRKALSELIVVMASHCYLVGPSAELFIEYLVCHCALSDHNRNDPENSKVRIGAFCPTKLRAVCEKGLLLLTITIPEMEHILWPFLLKMIIPRSYTAATATVCRCISELCRNRSSNSNSMVSECKARADVPSPEELFARLLVLLHDPLSMEQLATQILTVLCYLAPLFPKNINLFWQDEIPKMKAYVSDTDDLKLDPSYQETWDDMIINFLAESLDVIQDTNWVISLGNAFTYQYELYTSDDEHSALLHRCLGMLLQKVDDRAYVRNKIDWMYKQASIANPANRLGLAKAMGLVAASHLDTVLEKLKVILDNVGQSIFQRLLSLFSDSYRTEESDDIHAALALMYGYAARYAPSTVIEARIDALLGTNMLSRLLHVRHPTAKQAVITAIDLLGCAVINAAESGASFPLKKRDQMLDYILTLMGRDDDGFVDSSLELLRTQALALSACTTLVSVEPKLTIETRNYIMKATLGFFALPNEPVDVVNPLIENLITLLCAILLTSGEDGRSRAEQLLHIMRHIDQYVSSSEEHQRKRGCLAVYEMLLKFRMLCISGHCALGCHGSCTHRKQTDRTLHSTISNLPSAFVLPSREALCLGERVIKYLPRCADTNSEVRKVSAQILDQLFSLALSLPKPSGFSLNVDIELPYSALSSLEDVIAILRSDASIDPSEVFNRIVSSICLLLTKDELVATLQGCSAAICDKIKPSAEGAIQAIIEFVMKRGKELSEMDVSRTTQSLLSAVVHVTEKHLRLETLGAIASLAESTSSNIVFDEVLATAGKDVVTKDISRLRGGWPMQDAFYAFSQHTVLSFQFLEHLISFLNQTPVVKSDLEKGDNSSYLADGKIEDDILQAAMIALTAFFRGGGKVGKKAVEQSYASVVVALTLQFGSCHGLASSGQHEPLRALLTAFQAFCECVGDLEMGKILARDGEQNEKERWINLIGELAGSISIKRPKEVRTICVILTESLNRRQKFQREAAAAALSVFVPYSGGFDSLLEQMVEALCRHVSDESPTVRRLCLRGLVQIPSLHIYQHTIQILGIIVALLDDLDESVQLTAVSCLLMILESSPDDAVEPILLNLSVRLRNLQISMDVKMRADAFQAFGALSKYGVGAQREIFLEQIHAAVPRLVLHLHDDDLSVRQACRNTLKRLAPLMEMEESTALFNSHYFTSDHRSDYQDFVRDLTKQFIQHLPSRVDTYMASTIQAFDAPWPIIQANAIYLVSCLVSLSDDQRILALYQSQVFGTLMGKMSRSPDTIVRAACSSALGLLLKSTNSLVWRTARLDLK, encoded by the exons ATGGCTTCTTCAAGCTCCGGAAACTCAATTGCTGCAGCAG AGGCTGTTCAGGTTTTGGTCTCTTCTCTGGCAGATGAATCCCCCACTGTTCGACAATCCTCCATGGCTTCTCTGAAGGACATCGCTAGCTT GAATCCGCTTCTGGTTCTTGATTGTTGCTATACGGTTTCTCGAGGCGGACGTCGA CGATTTGGGAACATGGCTGGGGTGTTTCAAGTGATGGCACTGGGAGTTAGTGCATTAAACGAAGGAGATGTTGATCCTTCTTTCATGGCAAAGCTTGCAAAGATTGCCACCACAGAAATGATCTCGTCTAAG GAACTAAATGCTGACTGGCAAAGGGCTGCAGCAGGCCTATTGGTTTCAATTGGTTCACATTTGCCTGACCTT ATGATAGAAgaaatttttcttcatttgtcaGGGCCGAGTTCAGCTTTGCCAGCTATGGTTCAAATACTCGCAGACTTTGCTTCGGCTAATG CTATACAGTTCATTCCACGACTGAAAGGTGTGCTTTCCAGAGTTTTACCTATTCTTGGAAATGTGCGAGATGTCCATCGGCCAATATTTGCAAATG CATTTAGATGTTGGTGTCAGGCTGCTTGGCAATATAACATGGATTTCCCCTCACTTTCTCCTCTTGATGCTGATGTCAT GTCGTTTTTAAATTCTGCCTTTGAGCTTTTATTGAGAGTATGGGCAACTTCAAAGGATCTTAAG GTTCGCACGTCCTCTGTGGAAGCATTGGGTCAGATGTTTGGTCTTGTCACCCGGACACAACTAAAGACAGCTTTACCCAGGCTTGTCCCTACTATACTGGAATT GTATAAAAAAGATCAAGATATCGCCCTACTTGCAACTTGTAGTCTTTACAATCTCCTAAATGCCTCGTTACTGTCAGAAACTGGTCCACCTTTGCTTGATTTTGAG GATCTCACAGTTATTCTATCAACACTCCTTCCGGTTGTTTGCTTTAATAATGATATCAAAGAGAATTCAGATTTTTCAGTGGGATTGAAG ACCTATAATGAAGTTCAACGTTGTTTTTTAACAGTTGGCTTGGTATACCCTGATGATCTGTTTACATTCCTCTTAAAT AAATGCCGGTTGAAGGAAGAGTCTTTGACTTTTGGTGCGCTATGTGTTTTAAAGCATCTCTTACCAAG GTCGTCTGAAGCTTGGCATAGTAAAAGGCCTTTGCTTGTTGAAGCTGTTAAGTCGTTGCTAGATGAGCAAAATTTTGGTGTTCGGAAGGCGTTGTCTGAG TTGATTGTAGTAATGGCCTCACACTGCTATTTGGTTGGTCCATCTGCGGAGTTGTTCATTGAATACCTTGTATGTCATTGTGCTCTATCAGATCACAATAGAAATGATCCTGAGAACTCCAAG GTGAGGATAGGAGCCTTTTGTCCTACCAAGTTAAGAGCTGTGTGTGAGAAGGGTCTTCTTCTACTAACTATAACAATTCCTGAAATGGAG CATATTCTATGGCCTTTTCTATTGAAGATGATTATTCCACGATCTTACACCGCTGCTACTGCGACT GTTTGCAGATGCATCTCAGAATTATGCAGAAACAGATCTTCTAATAGTAATAGTATGGTTAGTGAGTGCAAAGCTCGTGCTGATGTCCCGAGTCCAGAG GAGCTTTTTGCTCGCTTGTTGGTGCTTTTGCATGATCCACTATCAATGGAGCAGCTGGCAACTCAGATTTTGACA GTCCTTTGTTATTTGGCACCTCTCTTCCCAAAGAATATCAACTTGTTTTGGCAAGACGAG ATTCCTAAAATGAAGGCTTATGTCAGTGACACGGATGACCTAAAGCTGGATCCTTCATACCAGGAGACTTGGGATGACATGATAATCAAT TTTCTTGCAGAATCATTGGATGTGATCCAAGACACTAATTGGGTGATCTCTCTCGGAAATGCTTTCACATACCAATACGAGCTCTATACGTCGGATGATGAACATTCTGCTCTTCTCCACAG GTGCCTTGGAATGCTTCTACAGAAAGTTGATGACAGGGCTTATGTTCGAAATAAAATTGATTGGATGTATAAACAAGCTAGCATTGCTAATCCAGCCAACAGGCTTGGTTTGGCAAAAGCCATGGGATTG GTTGCAGCTTCTCACTTGGATACTGTGTTGGAAAAACTGAAAGTCATTCTGGATAATGTCGGGCAGAGTATTTTTCAAAG GTTGTTGTCTCTTTTCTCTGATAGTTATAGAACAGAAGAGTCAGATGATATACATGCTGCCTTGGCTTTGATGTATGGTTATGCTGCACGATATGCTCCATCAACAGTTATTGAAGCCAGAATAGATGCCCTTCTT GGGACTAATATGCTTTCTCGGCTTCTTCATGTACGTCACCCTACAGCAAAGCAGGCTGTAATAACCGCTATTGATTTACTAG GCTGTGCTGTGATTAATGCTGCGGAAAGTGGTGCATCATTCCCTCTGAAGAAAAGAGACCAAATGCTTGACTATATTCTAACTTTGATGGGGAGAGATGATGATGGTTTTGTTGATTCCAGTCTTGAACTTCTGCGTACTCAG GCTCTGGCTTTAAGTGCCTGTACTACCTTGGTCTCTGTGGAGCCAAAGCTGACAATAGAAACAAGAAATTACATCATGAAG GCAACCTTGGGGTTCTTTGCTTTGCCTAATGAGCCAGTGGATGTTGTCAATCCCCTCATAGAAAACCTTATCACTCTCTTATGTGCAATTCTTCTAACAAG TGGAGAGGATGGAAGAAGCCGGGCCGAGCAGCTATTGCACATTATGAGACATATTGATCAGTATGTTTCTTCCTCTGAGGAGCATCAGAGGAAGAGAGGCTGTCTTGCAGTTTATGAGATGCTTCTCAAGTTTCGGATGCTTTGCATCAGTGGACATTGTGCCCTAGGTTGCCATGGAAGTTGCACTCACAGAAAACAAACTGACCGAACTCTTCATAGCACCATTTCCAATTTACCAT CTGCATTTGTGTTGCCAAGTCGTGAAGCCCTTTGTTTGGGAGAGAGGGTCATTAAATATCTTCCACGTTGTGCAGACACTAATTCTGAAGTTAGAAAAGTTTCTGCTCAG ATTCTTGATCAACTATTCAGCCTCGCTCTTTCACTTCCAAAGCCTTCAGGTTTTAGCTTAAATGTGGATATAGAATTGCCCTACAGTGCCTTATCCTCTCTAGAGGATGTTATAGCTATCTTGAGAAGT GATGCTTCCATTGATCCATCAGAAGTTTTTAACAGAATCGTGTCCTCAATCTGTCTTTTATTGACAAAAGATGAG CTTGTTGCCACCCTGCAAGGCTGCTCAGCAGCTATATGTGATAAGATCAAGCCATCAGCTGAAGGGGCTATACAAGCTATTATTGAGTTTGTTATGAAAAGGGGGAAAGAGCTAAGTGAAATGGACGTTTCAAG GACAACTCAATCATTGCTCTCTGCTGTGGTTCATGTTACAGAGAAGCATTTGCGTCTGGAGACTCTTGGAGCT ATTGCTTCTCTAGCTGAAAGTACTAGTTCAAATATTGTCTTTGATGAAGTATTGGCCACAGCTGGAAAGGATGTAGTTACGAAGGATATATCTAGACTACGAGGTGGCTGGCCAATGCAGGACGCATTCTAT GCCTTTTCTCAACACACAgttctttcttttcaattcctGGAGCATCTGATATCATTCCTTAACCAGACTCCTGTTGTTAAGAGTGATTTGGAGAAAGGAGACAACTCCAGTTATTTAGCTGATGGTAAGATAGAGGATGACATTCTGCAAGCTGCTATGATTGCTCTCACTGCCTTTTTCAG AGGGGGTGGTAAAGTTGGAAAGAAAGCAGTAGAGCAAAGCTATGCCTCTGTTGTTGTTGCACTCACACTCCAATTTGGAAGTTGTCATGGTCTAGCTAGTTCTGGTCAGCATGAGCCATTGCG AGCTCTTCTAACAGCATTTCAAGCCTTTTGTGAGTGTGTTGGAGACCTTGAAATGGGAAAG ATTTTGGCTAGAGATGGAGagcaaaatgaaaaggagaGGTGGATCAATCTTATCGGAGAATTAGCTGGCAGCATATCTATAAAGAGGCCAAAAGAA GTTCGGACTATTTGTGTAATTTTAACGGAATCTTTAAACCGACGTCAAAAATTTCAAAGGGAAGCTGCTGCTGCGGCATTGTCGGTGTTTGTTCCCTATAG TGGGGGTTTTGATTCCCTGTTGGAGCAGATGGTTGAAGCATTGTGCCGGCATGTTTCGGATGAGTCTCCAACAGTTAGACGTCTTTGTTTAAGAGGGCTTGTCCAG ATACCATCGCTTCATATTTATCAGCACACAATCCAGATTCTTGGCATAATAGTGGCATTGCTTGACGATTTGGATGAATCTGTGCAATTAACTGCTGTTTCGTGCTTACTGATG ATTCTTGAATCATCCCCAGATGATGCAGTAGAGCCCATTTTGCTCAATCTTTCTGTTCGGCTCCGCAATCTTCAA ATATCCATGGATGTGAAAATGCGAGCTGATGCCTTTCAAGCATTTGGAGCCCTGAGTAAATATGGTGTTGGGGCACAGCGTGAAATATTTCTTGAGCAG ATACACGCTGCCGTTCCTCGCCTGGTTTTGCACCTTCATGATGATGATCTTAGTGTGAGACAGGCTTGCCGA AACACTCTGAAAAGGCTTGCCCCCTTGATGGAGATGGAAGAATCAACTGCTCTATTCAACTCGCACTATTTTACTTCTGATCACCG AAGTGACTATCAGGACTTTGTAAGAGATCTGACTAAGCAGTTTATCCAGCATCTTCCTTCCAGAGTTGATACTTACATGGCATCAACCATACAG GCATTTGACGCACCTTGGCCAATAATACAGGCTAATGCTATTTACTTGGTCAGCTGCTTGGTATCACTTTCAGATGATCAGCGCATTTTAGCCCTTTACCAATCACAG GTGTTTGGTACGTTGATGGGGAAGATGAGTCGATCACCAGACACAATCGTGCGAGCTGCATGCTCTTCAGCACTTGGCCTATTACTAAAATCAACCAATTCTCTAGTATGGAGAACAGCTCGACTAGATTTAAAGTGA